Proteins encoded together in one Bradyrhizobium sp. CB82 window:
- a CDS encoding cation-efflux pump yields MTARHSKTSVAAISIFASGGMAAAKFVVGIAIGSLALISEALHSSIDLVATIITWAVVRVSDKPADDQHHYGHGKLESISALGVTALLYVLAGGILVEAYSRLREGTPPPTISAVPFVVLVMDIVVNLWRARALHRAARETRSQALAADALHFASDVMGSFAVIAGLILAAFGFWWGDAAAAAAVAVMIAALGLRMAGSTVQTLVDRAPEGALEKATAVIKSVPGVLDVERLRVRMVGATHFIDTIAKVPRTYPIDRVEEIKRNAQVAVGKAFGDADLTFTAVPVARDNETVRDRIMVIARNSGLAIHHVTVHDLGAKLIVGIDLEVDAEMRLDAAHDIANTLERNIQEEFGEDVEVDVHIEPLEPELPFGVDAAPERVQTIAAALAEFAGEGEIHDIHNVRVRNTDAGEIVNFHCRATPSMSVIRVHEHVDEIERALRRAFPSVKRVISHAEPPRA; encoded by the coding sequence ATGACAGCACGGCACAGCAAGACATCGGTCGCGGCGATTTCGATCTTCGCCAGCGGCGGCATGGCGGCGGCCAAATTCGTGGTCGGGATCGCAATCGGCTCGCTGGCGCTGATCTCGGAGGCCCTGCATTCCTCGATCGACCTGGTCGCGACCATCATCACCTGGGCGGTGGTGCGGGTGTCCGACAAGCCTGCGGACGACCAGCATCACTACGGCCACGGCAAGCTCGAGAGCATCTCCGCGCTCGGCGTCACCGCCCTGCTCTACGTGTTGGCTGGCGGCATCCTGGTCGAGGCCTATAGCCGCCTCCGCGAGGGTACCCCGCCGCCGACCATTTCGGCCGTGCCCTTCGTCGTGCTGGTGATGGACATCGTCGTCAATCTCTGGCGGGCGCGTGCACTGCATCGCGCGGCGCGGGAGACCCGGAGCCAGGCGCTCGCGGCCGACGCACTGCATTTTGCCTCCGACGTGATGGGCTCGTTCGCCGTCATCGCCGGCCTCATTCTCGCGGCCTTCGGCTTCTGGTGGGGCGACGCCGCGGCGGCTGCCGCCGTCGCCGTGATGATAGCAGCTCTCGGCCTGCGCATGGCAGGCTCCACGGTCCAGACACTGGTCGACCGCGCGCCCGAGGGCGCGCTGGAGAAGGCCACGGCCGTGATCAAAAGCGTGCCCGGCGTGCTCGACGTCGAGCGCCTGCGCGTGCGCATGGTCGGCGCGACCCATTTCATCGACACCATCGCAAAAGTGCCGCGGACCTATCCGATCGATCGCGTCGAGGAGATCAAGCGCAACGCGCAAGTCGCCGTCGGCAAGGCGTTCGGCGACGCCGACCTCACCTTCACCGCGGTCCCCGTGGCGCGCGACAACGAGACCGTGCGGGACCGCATCATGGTGATCGCGCGCAATTCGGGCCTCGCCATCCATCACGTCACCGTGCACGACCTCGGCGCCAAGCTGATCGTCGGCATCGATCTCGAGGTCGATGCCGAGATGCGGCTCGACGCGGCCCATGACATCGCCAACACGCTGGAGCGCAACATCCAGGAGGAGTTCGGCGAGGACGTCGAGGTCGACGTCCATATCGAGCCGCTGGAACCGGAACTGCCGTTCGGCGTCGACGCCGCGCCGGAGCGAGTGCAGACCATCGCCGCCGCGCTGGCGGAGTTCGCCGGCGAGGGCGAGATCCACGACATCCATAATGTGCGCGTCCGCAACACCGACGCCGGCGAGATCGTCAACTTCCACTGCCGCGCCACGCCGTCCATGAGCGTGATCAGGGTGCATGAGCATGTCGACGAGATCGAGCGCGCGCTGCGTCGTGCCTTCCCGAGCGTGAAGCGCGTGATCAGTCACGCCGAGCCACCGCGCGCGTGA
- a CDS encoding ATP-binding protein — protein sequence MPRADAANACVQSDSIKGLAQSIAKPAYHRLLIAEPALRRAVPTLIIAFLITICLGAFVQVVDQSRQKRLVIKHDIQALADLLAERIDRLASVRMDRQKNIERLPTLLPELIPSWGTASGRHVIVASVGTDRRILARIPVDTDAAGNDRLLDAITTAQLVATPPQQNDVSDLTLPSGNGAVATSRPIKSLPGQVTVIQERNEPIWGSDAALSVTLSATTGFVVLILGFAFHWQSTRAREGDLINDAVRGRIDTALNRGRCGLWDWDLSRGKIFWSQSMFSMLGLDGRNELLTFGEVNALVKSDDIDLFAIADQLISGQIDHIDQSFRMQHVDGHWIWLRVRCERTRATGDSAMHLIGIAVDITEQKSLAERTVEADLRLRDAIETIPEAFVLWDNSDRLVLCNSHFQRLHRLPDSAVIPGTSYETVLEVGRMPEVRTRHNETANQGPGARTFEAQLDDGSWLHISERRTKDGGYVSVGTDITRIKEHEQKLVDNDLRLRATVIDLKRSQAALERQTNELADLAEKYQREKTRAEEANQTKSKFLANMSHELRTPLNAIIGFSEIMGSGMFGELGSEKYQEYCQDILTSGHYLLEVINDILDMSKIEAGRMKLDMEELDLSRTLAESLRVVSGRAEDKNLTLDADIENIISVVADRRATKQIIVNLLSNAVKFTPDGGRIVVRSRQFEDKVVLMIADTGIGIAPHSLARLGRPFEQVESQLTKTYHGSGLGLAIARSLAQLHGGTMRLRSKIDIGTVVRVTLPRDAKASARIPAAA from the coding sequence ATGCCGCGCGCAGACGCCGCGAACGCGTGCGTCCAATCCGATTCGATCAAGGGATTGGCGCAATCGATCGCGAAACCGGCCTACCACCGGCTCCTGATCGCCGAGCCGGCGCTCCGGCGCGCTGTGCCTACGCTCATCATCGCCTTCCTCATCACCATCTGTCTCGGCGCCTTCGTCCAGGTCGTCGACCAGTCCCGGCAGAAACGCCTGGTTATCAAGCACGACATTCAGGCGCTCGCCGACCTGCTCGCCGAGCGCATCGATCGCCTCGCCTCGGTGCGCATGGACCGGCAGAAGAACATCGAGCGTCTGCCGACGCTGTTGCCGGAGCTCATTCCCTCCTGGGGCACGGCCTCGGGCCGCCACGTCATCGTCGCCTCCGTCGGCACCGACCGCCGCATCCTCGCACGCATTCCCGTGGACACCGACGCGGCCGGCAACGACCGCCTGCTCGATGCGATCACCACCGCGCAGCTGGTGGCGACGCCGCCGCAACAGAACGACGTCTCCGATCTCACGCTACCCAGCGGCAACGGCGCGGTGGCGACCTCGCGGCCGATCAAGTCGCTGCCCGGTCAGGTCACCGTGATCCAGGAGCGCAACGAGCCGATCTGGGGCTCGGATGCCGCGCTCTCGGTGACGCTGTCGGCGACCACCGGCTTCGTCGTCCTGATTCTCGGCTTCGCCTTCCACTGGCAGTCGACCCGCGCCCGCGAGGGCGACCTGATCAACGACGCCGTGCGTGGCCGGATCGACACCGCGCTCAACCGCGGGCGCTGCGGCCTTTGGGACTGGGATCTTTCGCGCGGCAAAATCTTCTGGTCGCAGTCGATGTTTTCGATGCTGGGCCTCGACGGCCGCAACGAACTCCTCACCTTCGGCGAGGTCAATGCGCTGGTGAAGTCGGACGACATCGACCTGTTCGCGATCGCCGACCAGCTGATCTCGGGCCAGATCGACCACATCGACCAGAGTTTCCGCATGCAGCATGTCGACGGCCACTGGATCTGGCTCCGCGTGCGCTGCGAGCGCACGCGCGCCACGGGCGATTCCGCCATGCATCTGATCGGCATCGCCGTCGACATCACCGAGCAGAAGAGCCTTGCCGAAAGAACGGTGGAAGCCGACCTGCGGCTGCGCGACGCCATCGAGACGATCCCGGAAGCCTTCGTGCTGTGGGACAACAGCGACCGCCTGGTGCTCTGCAACTCGCACTTCCAGCGCCTGCACAGGCTGCCGGACTCGGCCGTCATCCCCGGCACCTCGTACGAGACCGTGCTCGAGGTCGGCCGCATGCCGGAGGTGCGCACCCGCCACAACGAGACGGCCAATCAAGGACCGGGCGCCCGCACCTTCGAGGCGCAGCTCGACGACGGCAGCTGGCTGCACATCAGCGAGCGCCGTACCAAGGACGGCGGCTACGTCTCGGTCGGCACCGACATCACGCGCATCAAGGAGCACGAGCAGAAGCTCGTCGACAACGATTTGCGCCTCCGCGCCACAGTCATCGACCTGAAGCGCTCGCAGGCGGCACTGGAGCGCCAGACCAACGAGCTCGCCGACCTCGCCGAAAAATACCAGCGCGAAAAGACCCGCGCCGAGGAAGCCAACCAGACCAAGTCGAAATTCCTCGCCAATATGAGCCACGAGCTGCGCACCCCCCTGAACGCGATCATCGGCTTCTCCGAGATCATGGGAAGCGGCATGTTCGGCGAGCTCGGCAGCGAGAAGTACCAGGAATACTGTCAGGACATCCTCACCAGCGGCCACTATCTGCTGGAGGTCATCAACGACATCCTCGACATGTCCAAGATCGAGGCCGGCCGCATGAAGCTCGACATGGAGGAGCTCGACCTGTCGCGCACGCTCGCGGAATCGCTACGGGTGGTCTCGGGCCGTGCCGAAGACAAGAACCTGACGCTCGATGCCGACATCGAGAACATCATCTCGGTCGTGGCCGACCGCCGCGCCACCAAGCAGATCATCGTCAACCTGCTCTCCAACGCCGTGAAGTTCACGCCCGACGGCGGCCGCATCGTGGTGCGCAGCCGGCAGTTCGAGGACAAGGTCGTGCTGATGATCGCCGACACCGGCATCGGCATCGCCCCGCATTCGCTGGCGCGGCTCGGCCGGCCCTTCGAGCAGGTCGAGAGCCAGCTCACCAAGACCTATCACGGCTCGGGACTGGGGCTTGCGATCGCCCGCTCGCTCGCGCAATTGCACGGCGGCACGATGCGGTTGCGCTCGAAGATCGACATCGGCACCGTCGTGCGCGTCACGCTGCCGCGCGATGCCAAGGCCTCAGCCAGGATTCCCGCGGCCGCCTGA
- a CDS encoding LysR family transcriptional regulator, whose amino-acid sequence MLDKLELLLALAKERHFGRAAEACGVTQPTMSTGLKQLEEILGVILVQRGSRFQGFTPEGERALDWARRIVGDARAMRDEINGLKHKLSGEIRIAAIPTALGMVASLTTPFRAKHPEVRFRIQSTTSSEVLGLLENLEVDAGLTYIENEPIGKVRTIPLYNESYRLLTAPDAMFGDRETVTWAEVGKVPLCLLTPDMQNRRIIDRALRSVNAEATPTLTSNSLLVLFTHVKTGRWASVMPAKLAETLGLADTVRSIPIIDPEVNYSIGLVIPQRDPMTPLIAALVNVAREVAPALQS is encoded by the coding sequence TTGCTCGACAAGCTTGAACTTCTGCTGGCGCTGGCCAAGGAGCGGCATTTCGGACGCGCGGCGGAGGCCTGCGGCGTCACCCAGCCGACGATGTCGACCGGGCTCAAGCAGCTCGAGGAGATTCTCGGCGTCATCCTGGTCCAGCGCGGCTCGCGCTTCCAGGGCTTCACGCCCGAAGGTGAGCGGGCGCTCGATTGGGCCCGACGCATCGTCGGCGACGCCCGCGCCATGCGCGATGAGATCAACGGGCTGAAGCACAAGCTGTCCGGCGAGATCCGCATCGCGGCAATTCCGACCGCGCTCGGCATGGTGGCCTCGCTGACGACGCCGTTCCGCGCCAAGCATCCGGAGGTGCGTTTTCGCATCCAGTCGACCACTTCGTCCGAGGTGCTGGGGCTTCTCGAAAATCTGGAGGTCGATGCCGGGCTGACCTATATCGAGAACGAGCCGATCGGCAAGGTCCGCACCATTCCGCTCTACAACGAGAGCTATCGTCTCCTGACCGCGCCGGATGCGATGTTCGGCGACCGCGAGACCGTGACCTGGGCGGAGGTCGGCAAGGTGCCGCTATGCCTGCTGACGCCGGACATGCAGAACCGCCGCATCATCGACCGCGCGCTGCGCTCGGTGAACGCCGAGGCGACGCCGACGCTGACGTCGAACTCGCTGCTGGTGCTGTTCACCCATGTGAAGACCGGACGCTGGGCCAGCGTGATGCCGGCGAAGCTTGCCGAGACGCTCGGTCTTGCCGATACGGTCCGCTCGATCCCGATCATTGATCCCGAGGTCAACTACAGCATTGGCCTCGTGATCCCGCAGCGCGACCCGATGACGCCGCTGATCGCCGCGCTCGTCAACGTCGCGCGCGAGGTGGCGCCGGCGCTGCAATCCTGA
- a CDS encoding formate dehydrogenase subunit gamma: MTAVYEPWDETRGAEIIAEHAQQEGATLVILHALQEAFGYVPEAAIPMVAQALNLSRAEVHGVFTFYHDFRHKPAGRHVLKLCRAEACQAAGGDALAARAEAKLGVSMGNTTADDRVTLEPIYCLGLCATAPSAMLDGRLVGRLDDKRLDALVAEAQR, translated from the coding sequence ATGACAGCGGTCTACGAACCATGGGACGAAACGCGCGGTGCAGAGATCATCGCCGAGCACGCTCAGCAGGAGGGCGCGACGCTGGTCATCCTCCACGCGCTCCAGGAGGCGTTCGGCTATGTGCCGGAGGCGGCGATTCCGATGGTCGCGCAGGCGCTCAATCTGTCGCGCGCCGAGGTGCATGGCGTGTTCACCTTCTACCACGATTTCCGTCACAAGCCGGCCGGCCGCCACGTCCTGAAACTCTGCCGCGCGGAAGCCTGCCAGGCTGCCGGCGGCGATGCGCTTGCGGCGCGCGCCGAGGCGAAGCTCGGCGTATCGATGGGCAACACGACTGCCGACGATCGCGTCACGCTGGAGCCGATCTACTGCCTCGGCCTCTGCGCGACTGCCCCGTCCGCGATGCTCGATGGCCGCCTCGTCGGCCGGCTCGATGACAAGCGTCTCGATGCGCTGGTTGCGGAGGCGCAGCGATGA
- a CDS encoding NADH-quinone oxidoreductase subunit NuoF: MKLQIFVPRDAAAVAVGADDVAAALEQVAEQRGLPVEIVRTGSRGLCWLEPMVEVATPGGRVAYGPVSPEDVSSMFDSMASNGQHPLRLGIADEISWLKRQTRLTFARCGVIDPRSLADYRTHGGYKGLERALSLGSEAILAEVTASGLRGRGGAGFPTGIKWKTVAQAKADRKFIVCNADEGDSGSFADRMIMEGDPFLVIEGMTIAAMTVGATKGYIYIRSEYPHAVEAMNAAIAAAQHGGYLGTNIGGSTQGFDLEVRVGAGAYVCGEETSLLESLEGRRGIVRAKPPLPAHHGLFGKPTVINNVLSFAAVPFILAEGAKAYADFGMGRSRGTMPIQLAGNIRHGGLFETAFGVTLGELVKDIGGGTFTGRPVRAVQVGGPLGAYFPRALFDTPFDYEAFAARDGLIGHGGIVVFDESVDMRKQARFAMEFCAIESCGKCTPCRIGSTRGVETIEKIMRGERVSENLALIEDLCNTMKFGSLCALGGFTPYPVLSALKHFREDFGPAPATLQAAE, from the coding sequence ATGAAATTGCAGATCTTCGTTCCCCGCGATGCGGCCGCCGTCGCCGTCGGCGCCGATGATGTGGCCGCAGCGCTCGAGCAGGTCGCCGAGCAGCGCGGCCTTCCAGTCGAGATCGTCCGGACCGGCTCACGTGGGCTGTGTTGGCTGGAGCCGATGGTCGAGGTGGCAACCCCCGGGGGTCGTGTCGCGTACGGACCGGTCAGCCCGGAAGATGTCTCCTCCATGTTCGACTCGATGGCGAGCAACGGACAGCATCCCCTGCGGCTTGGAATCGCAGACGAGATTTCCTGGCTGAAGCGCCAGACCCGGCTCACCTTCGCGCGCTGCGGCGTGATCGATCCCCGCTCGCTCGCGGATTACCGCACCCATGGCGGCTACAAGGGCCTGGAGCGCGCGCTATCGCTCGGCTCCGAGGCGATCCTCGCCGAGGTCACAGCGTCCGGCCTGCGCGGCCGCGGCGGCGCGGGCTTTCCGACCGGCATCAAGTGGAAGACGGTCGCGCAGGCCAAGGCGGACCGCAAATTCATCGTCTGCAATGCCGACGAAGGCGACAGCGGCTCCTTCGCCGACCGCATGATCATGGAGGGCGATCCCTTCCTGGTCATCGAGGGCATGACCATCGCGGCGATGACGGTCGGCGCCACCAAAGGTTACATCTACATCCGCAGCGAATATCCGCACGCCGTCGAGGCGATGAACGCAGCGATTGCGGCGGCACAGCACGGCGGCTATCTCGGAACCAATATCGGCGGCTCCACGCAAGGCTTCGATCTCGAAGTGCGTGTCGGCGCCGGCGCCTATGTCTGCGGCGAGGAGACCTCACTGCTGGAGAGCCTCGAAGGTCGCCGTGGCATCGTGCGCGCAAAGCCTCCGCTGCCTGCGCATCACGGCCTGTTCGGCAAGCCGACCGTCATCAACAACGTGCTGTCGTTCGCGGCGGTCCCCTTCATCCTCGCGGAAGGCGCCAAGGCCTATGCGGATTTCGGCATGGGGCGCTCGCGCGGCACGATGCCGATCCAGCTCGCCGGCAACATCCGCCATGGCGGGCTGTTCGAGACCGCGTTCGGCGTGACGCTCGGCGAGCTCGTCAAGGACATCGGCGGCGGCACGTTCACCGGCCGCCCGGTCCGCGCCGTGCAGGTCGGCGGTCCGCTCGGCGCCTACTTCCCCCGCGCGCTGTTCGACACGCCGTTCGACTACGAAGCCTTCGCTGCACGCGACGGCCTGATCGGCCACGGCGGCATCGTCGTGTTCGACGAAAGCGTCGACATGCGCAAGCAGGCACGTTTCGCGATGGAGTTCTGCGCCATCGAATCCTGCGGCAAGTGCACGCCATGCCGGATCGGCTCGACCCGCGGCGTCGAGACCATCGAAAAGATCATGCGCGGCGAGCGCGTGAGCGAAAACCTCGCGCTGATCGAGGACCTCTGCAACACCATGAAATTCGGCTCGCTCTGCGCCCTCGGCGGCTTCACGCCCTACCCCGTGCTCAGCGCGCTCAAACACTTCCGGGAGGATTTTGGCCCGGCACCGGCCACGCTTCAGGCCGCGGAATAG
- the fdhF gene encoding formate dehydrogenase subunit alpha gives MSLIEEIDFGTPRSKSETMVTLTIDGKEISVPEGTSIMRAAMEAGHKIPKLCATDMVDAFGSCRLCLVEIEGRAGTPASCTTPAMNGLVVHTQTERLKKLRKGVMELYISDHPLDCLTCGANGDCELQDMAGAVGLRDVRYGYEGENHVFAKSNGEVNAAWMPKDESNPYFTYDPSKCIVCSRCVRACEEVQGTFALTIAGRGFDSRVSPGMSESFLGSECVSCGACVQACPTATLTEKSVIEIGQPEHSVVTTCAYCGVGCTFKAEMRGEEVVRMVPYKDGKANRGHSCVKGRFAWGYTNHKERILKPMIRERIEDPWREVSWDEAFSFAAAKMRGIQAKYGRDAIGGITSSRCTNEETYLVQKLIRAGFGNNNVDTCARVCHSPTGYGLATTFGTSAGTQDFDSVEDTDVVVIIGANPASAHPVFASRLKKRLRQGAKLIVIDPRRTEMVESPHVRALHLPLMPGTNVAAITALAHVIVTEGLVNEAFVRDRCDWSEFEEWAAFVAQPNNSPEATAILTGVDPDALREAARTYATGGNGAIYYGLGVTEHSQGSTTVIAIANLAMATGNIGRPGVGVNPLRGQNNVQGSCDMGSFPHELPGYRHISGNAVRDQFEAMWNVKLNPEPGLRIPNMFDAAVEGTFMGIYVQGEDILQSDPNTSHVVAALSAMECVIVHDLFLNETANYAHVFLPGSSFLEKDGTFTNAERRIQRVRKVMTPKNGLADWEVTIGLAKAMGFEMNYNHPSEIMDEVAALTPTFAGVSYAKLDELGSVQWPCNEKAPEGTPVMHVDGFVRGKGKFVVTEYVATDERTGPRYPLLLTTGRILSQYNVGAQTRRTDNVVWHTEDRLEIHPHDAEQRGVRDGDWVRLKSRAGETTLRAEITDRVAPGVVYTTFHHPDTQANVITTDYSDWATNCPEYKVTAVQVSPSNGPSDWQKAYDAQARHSRRIAPAEAAE, from the coding sequence ATGTCTCTGATCGAAGAAATCGACTTCGGCACGCCGCGCTCGAAATCCGAAACGATGGTCACGCTGACCATCGACGGCAAAGAGATCTCGGTGCCCGAGGGCACCTCGATCATGCGCGCGGCGATGGAAGCCGGCCACAAAATCCCGAAGCTGTGCGCAACCGACATGGTCGACGCCTTCGGCTCCTGCCGCCTCTGCCTGGTCGAGATCGAAGGCCGCGCGGGCACGCCGGCCTCCTGCACCACGCCTGCGATGAACGGCCTCGTCGTGCACACTCAGACCGAGCGGCTGAAGAAGCTGCGCAAGGGCGTGATGGAGCTCTACATCTCCGATCATCCCCTCGACTGCCTCACCTGCGGCGCGAACGGCGATTGCGAGTTGCAGGACATGGCCGGCGCCGTCGGCCTGCGCGACGTGCGCTACGGCTATGAGGGCGAGAACCACGTCTTCGCCAAGTCCAACGGCGAGGTCAACGCGGCCTGGATGCCGAAGGACGAATCCAACCCCTACTTCACCTACGATCCCTCCAAATGCATCGTCTGCTCGCGCTGCGTCCGCGCCTGCGAGGAGGTGCAGGGAACCTTCGCGCTGACGATCGCGGGCCGCGGCTTCGACAGCCGCGTGTCGCCCGGCATGAGCGAAAGCTTCCTCGGCTCCGAATGCGTCTCCTGCGGCGCCTGCGTGCAAGCCTGCCCGACCGCGACGCTGACGGAAAAGTCGGTGATCGAAATCGGCCAGCCCGAGCACTCCGTCGTCACCACCTGCGCCTATTGCGGCGTCGGCTGCACCTTCAAGGCCGAGATGCGCGGCGAGGAAGTCGTGCGCATGGTGCCGTACAAGGACGGCAAGGCCAATCGCGGTCATTCCTGCGTCAAGGGTCGTTTCGCCTGGGGTTACACCAACCACAAGGAACGCATTCTCAAGCCGATGATCCGCGAGCGGATCGAGGATCCCTGGCGCGAGGTGTCATGGGACGAAGCGTTCTCGTTTGCCGCTGCGAAAATGCGCGGCATCCAGGCGAAGTATGGCCGCGACGCCATCGGCGGCATCACCTCGTCCCGCTGCACCAATGAAGAGACCTATCTGGTGCAGAAGCTGATCCGCGCCGGCTTCGGCAACAACAATGTCGACACCTGCGCCCGCGTCTGTCACTCGCCGACCGGCTATGGCCTGGCCACCACCTTCGGCACCTCCGCCGGCACACAGGACTTCGACTCGGTCGAAGATACCGATGTCGTCGTCATCATCGGCGCCAACCCGGCCTCCGCGCACCCGGTGTTCGCCTCCCGCCTGAAGAAGCGCCTGCGGCAGGGCGCAAAACTGATCGTGATCGATCCGCGACGCACCGAGATGGTGGAATCGCCGCATGTGAGGGCGCTGCACCTGCCCTTGATGCCCGGCACCAACGTCGCGGCGATCACCGCGCTCGCCCATGTCATCGTCACCGAGGGTCTCGTCAACGAAGCCTTCGTCCGCGACCGCTGCGACTGGAGCGAGTTCGAGGAATGGGCGGCCTTCGTCGCCCAGCCGAACAACAGCCCGGAGGCGACCGCCATCCTCACCGGCGTCGACCCCGACGCGCTGCGCGAAGCGGCGCGGACCTACGCCACCGGTGGCAATGGCGCGATCTATTATGGGCTCGGCGTCACCGAGCACAGCCAGGGTTCGACCACCGTGATCGCGATCGCCAACCTCGCGATGGCGACCGGCAATATTGGCCGGCCCGGCGTCGGCGTGAACCCGCTGCGCGGCCAGAACAACGTGCAGGGCTCCTGCGACATGGGCTCGTTCCCGCACGAGCTACCCGGCTATCGTCACATCTCCGGCAATGCCGTGCGTGACCAGTTCGAGGCGATGTGGAACGTCAAGCTCAATCCCGAGCCGGGCCTGCGTATTCCCAACATGTTCGATGCTGCGGTCGAAGGCACGTTCATGGGGATCTACGTGCAGGGCGAGGACATCCTGCAATCCGATCCGAACACCTCTCACGTGGTGGCGGCGCTCTCGGCGATGGAATGCGTCATCGTCCACGACCTCTTCCTCAACGAGACCGCCAACTACGCCCATGTCTTCCTGCCCGGCTCGAGCTTCCTCGAGAAGGACGGCACCTTCACCAACGCCGAGCGGCGGATCCAGCGCGTGCGCAAGGTGATGACGCCGAAGAACGGCCTTGCGGATTGGGAGGTCACCATCGGGCTTGCGAAGGCGATGGGCTTCGAGATGAACTACAACCACCCGTCCGAGATCATGGACGAGGTCGCGGCGCTGACGCCGACCTTCGCCGGCGTCTCCTACGCCAAGCTCGACGAGCTCGGCTCGGTGCAGTGGCCCTGCAACGAGAAGGCGCCCGAGGGCACGCCGGTGATGCATGTCGACGGCTTCGTCCGCGGCAAGGGCAAATTCGTCGTCACCGAATATGTTGCGACCGACGAGCGCACGGGCCCGCGCTATCCGCTGCTGCTGACGACGGGGCGCATCCTCAGCCAGTACAATGTCGGCGCGCAGACCCGCCGCACCGACAACGTGGTCTGGCACACGGAGGACCGGCTCGAGATCCATCCGCACGACGCCGAGCAGCGCGGCGTACGCGATGGCGATTGGGTGCGACTGAAGAGCCGCGCCGGTGAGACTACGCTGCGCGCGGAGATCACCGACCGCGTTGCGCCTGGTGTCGTCTACACCACCTTCCACCACCCGGACACGCAGGCCAACGTCATCACGACGGATTATTCGGACTGGGCGACCAACTGTCCGGAATACAAGGTCACCGCGGTCCAGGTCTCGCCGTCCAACGGACCGTCCGACTGGCAGAAGGCCTATGACGCGCAGGCGCGGCATTCCCGCCGTATCGCGCCTGCGGAAGCTGCGGAGTAG
- the fdhD gene encoding formate dehydrogenase accessory sulfurtransferase FdhD — translation MHVAVQAIDRESWRDGAASGGTRLIPEETPIALTYNGGTYAVMMGTPQNLEDFAVGFSLSEGIVKSADDIQSLEVVRLDDGIELRMWLASEDAGRMSERRRHIAGPTGCGICGIESIAQAVRPAAIVPQGQTFTPDQIMTAMQGIASLQAINMQTRAVHAAAFWSPARGIVALREDVGRHNALDKLAGALARSRTDASGGMVLLTSRVSVEMVQKTAAIGTPVVVAVSAPTALAVRTAEAAGITLVAIARQDGFEVFTHGGRVARRATEVADVA, via the coding sequence ATGCACGTGGCGGTCCAGGCGATTGATCGGGAGAGCTGGCGCGACGGGGCGGCCTCCGGCGGGACACGGCTGATCCCGGAGGAAACGCCGATCGCGCTGACCTACAATGGCGGCACTTATGCCGTCATGATGGGAACGCCGCAAAATCTCGAAGACTTCGCAGTCGGCTTCAGCTTGAGCGAAGGCATCGTCAAATCCGCCGACGATATCCAGTCCCTCGAGGTGGTTCGCCTCGATGACGGCATCGAGCTCCGGATGTGGCTGGCCTCGGAAGATGCCGGTCGCATGAGCGAGCGGCGGCGCCACATCGCGGGCCCCACCGGTTGCGGCATCTGTGGCATCGAATCGATCGCGCAAGCCGTGCGCCCAGCGGCCATCGTGCCGCAGGGGCAGACCTTCACACCGGACCAGATCATGACGGCGATGCAGGGCATCGCTTCCCTCCAAGCGATCAACATGCAGACCCGCGCCGTGCATGCCGCCGCGTTCTGGTCCCCTGCCCGCGGCATCGTCGCGCTGCGCGAGGACGTCGGCCGCCACAACGCGCTCGACAAGCTTGCCGGCGCGCTGGCGCGCAGCCGCACGGATGCGAGCGGCGGCATGGTGCTGCTGACGAGCCGCGTCTCGGTGGAGATGGTGCAGAAGACGGCTGCGATCGGTACGCCGGTGGTGGTCGCGGTCTCCGCACCCACTGCGCTTGCCGTGCGCACCGCAGAAGCCGCCGGCATCACGCTGGTTGCCATCGCCAGGCAGGACGGGTTTGAAGTGTTCACGCATGGCGGCCGCGTGGCCCGCCGTGCCACGGAGGTTGCCGATGTCGCCTGA
- a CDS encoding formate dehydrogenase subunit delta, whose translation MSPDRLIYMANQIGKFFHSQGHDKAVPGIAEHIKKFWDPRMKRAIFAHLDAGGAGLEPDVREAIAALKQATALPTAP comes from the coding sequence ATGTCGCCTGACCGCTTGATCTACATGGCCAATCAGATCGGCAAATTCTTCCATAGCCAGGGCCATGACAAGGCCGTGCCGGGGATCGCCGAGCACATCAAGAAATTCTGGGATCCCCGGATGAAGCGCGCGATCTTCGCGCACCTCGACGCCGGCGGCGCCGGGCTGGAGCCCGACGTCCGCGAGGCCATCGCGGCACTCAAGCAGGCTACTGCCCTTCCAACAGCGCCTTGA